From Ipomoea triloba cultivar NCNSP0323 chromosome 5, ASM357664v1, the proteins below share one genomic window:
- the LOC116019727 gene encoding WEB family protein At5g55860 has product MVAKDHKKATGSPKVEVGEIDTSAPFQSVKDAVTMFGEGAFSGERNPIKKPKPHSAERVLAKETQLHLAKKELDKLKEQLKNAETTKAQALVELERAKRTVEDLTQKLKIVSDTKDSAVKATEAAKNQVRQLEDAGNSYSKANGNGSWKLDFETARGQYKAALADLDAAKQELRKMRQDYNASVDEKAAAIKQEAEADQAFKSNTEKASEISKEILAVQESIQQIKLVSSQVQEEEATICVEKDVQKQSYKSSLEESTKKIAALRKEINPDLTKNLETQLAETLSEIESLQKVMDTARSSDLDSVKAVTTELDDAKGSLHKVAEEESSLRTLLENLKLELENVKKEHSELKEKEVETESLAGNLHVKLRKAKSELEAALGEESKVRGASEEMISTLNQLRSECENAKRETEEMKTQVEVVKKEGETIKIALEEAEKKLKVALEEAEEAKTAEARALDQIKIMSERTSAARASTSESGAQITLSKDEFDSLTRKVEESEKLSEMKVAAAMAQVEAVKASENEALKRLEATQKEIDDIKAATQEALKRAEMAEAAKKAVEGELRRWREREQKKAAETASRILAETQITSEPSSPHNFRYQKHSPAAEVVTEARKHNPQEKAMQSRKLEKAKTSVSKKAAMMPNLSGMFHKRRNQVEGGSPSYLPGEKPVW; this is encoded by the exons ATGGTTGCGAAAGACCACAAGAAAGCCACGGGATCTCCAAAAGTAGAAGTTGGAGAAATAGACACCAGCGCACCATTTCAGTCTGTCAAAGATGCTGTCACCATGTTCGGAGAAGGTGCTTTCTCGGGGGAAAGAAACCCAATTAAGAAGCCAAAACCGCATTCCGCAGAG AGAGTATTGGCGAAGGAAACGCAGCTTCACTTGGCAAAGAAAGAGCTAGACAAATTAAAGGAACAATTGAAGAACGCTGAAACTACAAAAGCCCAAGCACTCGTTGAGCTTGAAAGGGCGAAACGGACTGTTGAGGATCTGACCCAAAAGCTTAAAATTGTTTCTGATACGAAAGATTCTGCAGTTAAGGCAACTGAAGCGGCAAAGAATCAGGTGAGGCAGCTTGAAGACGCGGGGAATAGCTATTCTAAAGCGAATGGTAATGGCTCTTGGAAGCTGGACTTTGAAACTGCGAGAGGTCAGTATAAGGCTGCACTGGCTGATCTCGATGCAGCGAAGCAAGAGCTGAGGAAAATGCGTCAAGATTATAATGCTTCAGTAGACGAAAAGGCTGCAGCTATCAAGCAAGAAGCGGAAGCTGATCAAGCTTTCAAATCCAACACTGAAAAAGCCAGTGAGATTTCCAAGGAAATTTTGGCTGTACAGGAGTCGATTCAGCAGATAAAACTCGTCAGTTCACAAGTGCAGGAAGAAGAAGCGACAATCTGTGTCGAGAAGGATGTCCAAAAACAGTCATACAAGTCCAGCCTAGAAGAATCGACTAAGAAGATAGCTGCTTTAAGAAAGGAGATCAATCCCGACTTAACAAAAAACCTGGAAACTCAGCTCGCTGAAACATTGTCTGAGATAGAGTCACTACAAAAGGTCATGGATACTGCAAGGTCTTCAGATCTCGATTCAGTGAAGGCTGTTACCACAGAGCTCGATGATGCCAAGGGATCACTGCATAAGGTAGCGGAGGAGGAAAGTTCGTTGAGAACTCTTCTGGAGAATCTTAAATTGGAGCTAGAGAATGTTAAAAAAGAGCACTCTGAACTGAAGGAGAAGGAAGTAGAAACTGAATCACTCGCGGGAAATCTCCATGTCAAGCTCCGGAAAGCCAAGTCTGAGCTCGAAGCAGCACTCGGGGAAGAATCAAAAGTTAGAGGTGCTTCTGAAGAAATGATCTCTACCCTCAACCAGCTTAGATCAGAGTGTGAAAACGCTAAGCGTGAAACAGAAGAAATGAAGACACAAGTGGAAGTGGTAAAGAAAGAAGGCGAAACCATCAAAATTGCACTAGAAGAGGCTGAAAAGAAACTTAAAGTTGCATTGGAAGAGGCCGAAGAAGCAAAAACAGCTGAAGCAAGGGCTCTCGATCAGATCAAGATTATGTCAGAGAGAACCAGTGCTGCACGTGCCTCAACTTCCGAGTCTGGTGCACAAATCACTTTATCTAAAGATGAGTTCGACTCCTTAACCCGAAAAGTTGAAGAATCCGAGAAATTATCCGAGATGAAAGTGGCTGCTGCAATGGCTCAGGTGGAGGCTGTGAAAGCAAGCGAAAATGAAGCTCTCAAGAGATTGGAGGCTACTCAGAAGGAGATCGACGACATAAAAGCTGCTACTCAGGAGGCACTAAAGAGGGCCGAGATGGCTGAGGCTGCAAAAAAGGCCGTGGAGGGAGAGCTCCGAAGGTGGCGGGAAAGAGAACAAAAGAAAGCAGCGGAAACAGCATCCCGTATTCTGGCAGAAACGCAGATAACATCCGAACCATCATCTCCTCATAATTTCAGATACCAAAAGCACAGCCCTGCTGCAGAGGTGGTCACCGAGGCACGAAAACACAACCCACAAGAGAAGGCGATGCAATCACGCAAGCTGGAAAAGGCAAAGACATCCGTGTCAAAGAAAGCAGCGATGATGCCCAACCTCAGTGGCATGTTCCACAAAAGGAGAAACCAAGTTGAGGGCGGCTCTCCTTCTTATCTCCCCGGAGAGAAACCCGTGTGGTGA